A single Agrococcus sp. ARC_14 DNA region contains:
- a CDS encoding ABC transporter substrate-binding protein produces MHSSRKLRSGAAVAALATTALLISACSGPATGGTGSDDAGPIVLGIHSTSSGSLAALGPDFEYGVRAGVSLATDGTNEIDGREIQFVVLDDGSDAGAVPAQARGLLQQDQPDLVFGPMSSASAVSAAPIFADAQVPAIFSISATSDLTGFSPYTFRTSRDALQEAQMGAAVADIQAGESFLVLAPDYAYGQSAAAAWQENLTAAGGESVSEPIFAPLDSRDYTAVAERIRNASPDVLVVVTFAGSGGPTLWQNLGDAGIPDSSEVVTLLPQRDTIEAMGGVAPKLKYFAIYSASVPGDLNAQFVETFTELSGGIEPDVYAGDSGVAGMIAVQAIREAGTTDSESVTAALSNLTGESIKGEFEVRAEDHTFLQSFYEATVGADGAVTIVDTFTLEDSATPVISPIEQ; encoded by the coding sequence ATGCATTCATCTCGCAAACTGAGGTCAGGGGCAGCGGTTGCTGCTCTGGCCACGACGGCACTGCTCATCAGTGCGTGCAGCGGGCCGGCGACAGGGGGAACGGGCAGTGACGACGCTGGCCCCATCGTCCTCGGCATCCATTCAACCTCGTCCGGCTCACTCGCAGCGCTCGGCCCCGACTTCGAGTACGGCGTGCGTGCAGGCGTCTCGCTCGCGACCGACGGCACGAACGAGATTGACGGCCGGGAGATTCAGTTCGTCGTTCTCGACGACGGCTCCGACGCAGGCGCCGTGCCAGCGCAGGCTCGCGGTCTCCTGCAGCAGGATCAGCCCGACCTCGTATTCGGTCCGATGTCGTCGGCAAGCGCCGTCTCGGCTGCGCCGATCTTTGCCGACGCGCAGGTTCCTGCTATTTTCTCGATCTCTGCGACGAGCGATCTCACCGGCTTCAGCCCCTATACGTTCCGCACATCGCGCGATGCGCTGCAGGAGGCGCAGATGGGTGCCGCAGTCGCGGATATCCAGGCGGGCGAGAGCTTCCTCGTGCTCGCTCCCGACTACGCCTACGGGCAGTCGGCCGCGGCAGCCTGGCAGGAGAACCTCACCGCAGCTGGCGGTGAGTCAGTGAGCGAGCCCATCTTCGCTCCGCTCGATTCCCGTGACTACACGGCAGTGGCGGAGCGCATCCGAAACGCGAGTCCCGATGTCCTCGTCGTCGTCACCTTCGCCGGATCGGGAGGTCCGACGCTCTGGCAGAACCTGGGCGATGCGGGCATCCCCGACTCCTCTGAGGTTGTCACGCTGCTGCCGCAGCGCGACACGATCGAAGCGATGGGTGGCGTCGCACCGAAGCTCAAGTACTTCGCGATCTACTCCGCGTCCGTTCCGGGCGATCTGAATGCGCAGTTCGTCGAGACCTTCACAGAGCTCAGCGGCGGCATCGAACCCGACGTCTACGCGGGAGACTCGGGTGTCGCCGGCATGATCGCGGTGCAGGCGATTCGGGAAGCGGGGACCACTGACAGCGAATCTGTCACGGCTGCGCTTTCGAATCTCACCGGCGAATCGATCAAGGGCGAGTTCGAGGTGCGAGCAGAGGATCACACCTTCCTGCAGAGCTTCTATGAAGCGACGGTCGGCGCCGATGGCGCTGTGACGATCGTCGACACCTTCACGCTTGAAGACAGCGCAACTCCGGTCATCAGCCCGATCGAGCAGTGA